One part of the Glycine soja cultivar W05 chromosome 11, ASM419377v2, whole genome shotgun sequence genome encodes these proteins:
- the LOC114377445 gene encoding adaptin ear-binding coat-associated protein 2-like, giving the protein MENEENEPHIQKSGGESEDAEPIELVLFQVPECYVYIIPPRMTAASYRADEWDVNKWAWEGILKVTSKGEECIIKLEDKSTGELYARAFLRNGEPHPVEPVIDSSRYFVLRIEENIGGRLRHAFIGIGFRERTEAYDFQAALHDHMKYLNKKKTAEEMEQHYQQTSSVDYSLKEGETLVLQIKTNKSGSSVKSKFFELGLNKSPEEKNGGKESIPSIKLSPPPAPLSPVFGTQKSPTNSPTNLSLEKTNIVETPKTVKDTEPEDSPEKQSTEDVLDDDFGDFQAAG; this is encoded by the exons ATGGAGAATGAGGAGAACGAACCCCACATTCAGAAAAGTGGCGGCGAAAGCGAAGACGCTGAACCCATAGAGCTCGTTCTCTTTCAAGTGCCCGAGTGTTACGTCTACATA ATACCTCCAAGAATGACTGCAGCTTCATACAG GGCTGATGAATGGGATGTCAACAAATGGGCATGGGAAGGGATATTGAAAGTCACTAGCAAGGGAGAAGAATGCATCATAAAACTTGAAGATAAGAGCACAG GTGAATTATATGCTCGGGCATTTTTAAGAAATGGAGAGCCGCATCCAGTGGAACCTGTTATTGACAGCAGCAG ATACTTTGTTCTTCGCATAGAAGAGAACATAG GTGGTCGCCTTCGACATGCTTTTATTGGCATAGGATTCCGAGAAAGAACAGAGGCGTATGACTTCCAAGCTGCCTTGCATGATCATATGAA atatctaaacaaaaagaaaactgcTGAAGAGATGGAACAACATTACCAGCAAACTTCCTCAGTTGATTACAGTCTGAAAGAAGGAGAGACTCTTGTACTACAAATTAAGACCAAT AAAAGTGGCAGCAGTGTGAAGTCCAAGTTTTTTGAGCTGGGTCTGAACAAATCCCCAGAAGAAAAGAATGGGGGGAAAGAATCTATACCTAGTATTAAGCTATCACCTCCTCCAGCACCACTTTCACCTGTTTTCGGCACGCAGAAGTCTCCAACAAACTCACCTACAAATCTCAGCCTTGAGAAAACTAATATAGTTGAGACTCCTAAAACAGTTAAAGACACAGAACCTGAGGATTCTCCTGAAAAACAAAGCACAGAGGATGTACTAGATGATGATTTTGGCGATTTCCAAGCAGCAGGTTAA
- the LOC114377493 gene encoding uncharacterized protein LOC114377493 isoform X1 — translation MAMDVKGITWVGNIFQTFEDIYVDVEDTMLEETVKYIGNQMQTVGESVKKIYSDVMQDLLPPSSYDLDETSAPELPIDQYADAGFSKKSFQGSKKITVKDDTNQTTEDSRINHDVDNDVIHAEFCDSDALFISASCNSVKRNNFIAHARQYVGSTHIKSNLGGDENQQNKNMPASKTVSEITLLKTDTCSISQSCEVSRVNQNHASTVSKAASSEVTTIASVADCCNEIENASTEEIPDVLVLAESEEEKEMHIISYSSSDLLGDPYGVTMVRTFEPDNYSYHSIIASHPEITETWDLNVPKIGTIIVEQGHKTMHQDDELKLEETCVMVARDELQSVPNARGNLITSKNKKRQPFSLSKKATRRQEYEELAILHRNNEKEKGDFAENLCSTLQDDHKKLLLPDIYEPEWELL, via the exons ATGGCCATGGATGTAAAAGGCATAACTTGGGTTGGAAACATATTCCAGACGTTTGAGGATATTTATGTGGACGTGGAAGACACAATGTTGGAG GAAACCGTTAAGTACATAGGGAATCAAATGCAGACTGTTGGGGAAAGCGTTAAAAAGATCTATTCAGATGTCATGCAAGATTTACTTCCTCCATCTTCATATGATTTGGATGAAACATCAGCCCCTGAGTTGCCTATAGATCAATATGCTGATGCTGGATTCTCAAAGAAGTCATTTCAAGGTTCCAAAAAAATAACTGTAAAGGATGATACCAACCAAACGACTGAGGATTCAAGGATCAATcatgatgttgataatgatgtAATCCATGCTGAATTCTGTGATTCTGATGCTTTGTTCATATCAGCTTCTTGCAACTCTGTCAAAAGGAATAATTTTATTGCACATGCAAGACAATATGTTGGTAGCACACATATTAAATCAAACCTCGGTGGTgatgaaaatcaacaaaataaaaatatgcctGCATCCAAGACAGTCAGTGAAATCACTTTGTTAAAAACAGATACATGCAGTATATCACAATCATGTGAAGTCTCCCGGGtaaatcaaaatcatgcatCCACTGTTTCTAAAGCAGCTTCTTCTGAAGTAACAACCATTGCCTCTGTAGCTGACTGCTGCAATGAAATAGAAAATGCAAGTACTGAAGAAATCCCCGATGTGCTGGTATTGGCTGAAtcagaagaagagaaagagatgCATATTATTTCATATTCTTCCAGTGATCTATTAGGAGATCCATATG GGGTCACTATGGTCAGAACATTTGAGCCTGACAATTATTCTTACCACTCAATCATTGCATCTCATCCAG AAATCACAGAAACATGGGATTTGAATGTACCAAAGATTGGTACTATTATAGTAGAGCAAGGCCATAAAACCATGCATCAAGATGATGAACTGAAGCTTGAGGAAACTTGTGTTATGGTGGCTAGAGATGAACTTCAATCAGTTCCCAATGCAAGGGGTAATCTAATAACTAGCAAG AACAAGAAGAGGCAACCCTTTTCTTTGTCCAAGAAAGCTACAAGGAGGCAAGAGTATGAGGAGCTTGCAATATTGCACCGgaacaatgaaaaagaaaagggtgaTTTTGCAGAGAATTTATGTTCAACTTTGCAGGATGATCATAAGAAACTACTGCTTCCTGATATCTATGAACCTGAGTGGGAGCTTCTCTAA
- the LOC114374257 gene encoding transcription factor bHLH30-like — protein sequence MEMEAFAPHRISDGFPVCCGVIGSGYGSSSSLVLDKEKGELVEAPVKLERKGVSPERSIEALKNHSEAERRRRARINAHLDTLRSVIPGAKKLDKATLLGEVIRHLKELKTNATQASEGLMIPKDSDEIRVEEQEGGLNGFPYSIKASLCCEYKPGLLTDIRQALDALHLMIIRAEIATLGGRMNSVFVIISCKEQNIEDPEYRQFLAGSVHQALRSVLDRFSVSQDMLESRKRRRISIFSSSSIGDFF from the exons ATGGAAATGGAAGCCTTTGCCCCACATAGGATTAGTGACGGTTTTCCagtttgttgtggtgtaattgGAAGTGGGTATGGTTCATCTTCGTCTCTAGTGTTGGATAAGGAGAAGGGAGAGCTTGTAGAGGCCCCTGTCAAATTGGAACGCAAGGGTGTGTCTCCTGAGAGAAGCATTGAAGCCTTGAAGAACCATAGTGAGGCAGAGAGGAGAAGGAGAGCAAGAATTAATGCACATCTTGATACACTTCGCTCTGTCATTCCTGGTGCTAAGAAG TTGGACAAAGCAACCTTGCTGGGTGAGGTTATTAGACATTTGAAAGAGCTGAAAACGAATGCGACACAAGCTAGTGAAGGCCTAATGATACCAAAGGACAGTGATGAAATAAGAGTTGAAGAACAGGAGGGTGGATTGAATGGTTTCCCTTACTCAATCAAGGCATCACTATGTTGTGAATACAAACCCGGGTTATTGACCGATATAAGACAAGCACTTGATGCACTTCATCTTATGATAATAAGGGCTGAGATTGCAACCTTGGGAGGAAGGATGAATAGTGTGTTTGTGATAATTAGCTGCAAAGAACAAAATATTGAAGATCCCGAGTACCGCCAGTTTCTGGCAGGGTCTGTTCATCAAGCTCTAAGATCAGTGTTAGATAGATTTTCTGTTTCACAGGACATGTTAGAAAGCAGGAAGAGAAGGAGGATTTCTATATTCAGTTCTTCATCTATAGGAGATTTCTTTTGA
- the LOC114377493 gene encoding uncharacterized protein LOC114377493 isoform X2 encodes MAMDVKGITWVGNIFQTFEDIYVDVEDTMLEETVKYIGNQMQTVGESVKKIYSDVMQDLLPPSSYDLDETSAPELPIDQYADAGFSKKSFQGSKKITVKDDTNQTTEDSRINHDVDNDVIHAEFCDSDALFISASCNSVKRNNFIAHARQYVGSTHIKSNLGGDENQQNKNMPASKTVSEITLLKTDTCSISQSCEVSRVNQNHASTVSKAASSEVTTIASVADCCNEIENASTEEIPDVLVLAESEEEKEMHIISYSSSDLLGDPYGVTMVRTFEPDNYSYHSIIASHPETWDLNVPKIGTIIVEQGHKTMHQDDELKLEETCVMVARDELQSVPNARGNLITSKNKKRQPFSLSKKATRRQEYEELAILHRNNEKEKGDFAENLCSTLQDDHKKLLLPDIYEPEWELL; translated from the exons ATGGCCATGGATGTAAAAGGCATAACTTGGGTTGGAAACATATTCCAGACGTTTGAGGATATTTATGTGGACGTGGAAGACACAATGTTGGAG GAAACCGTTAAGTACATAGGGAATCAAATGCAGACTGTTGGGGAAAGCGTTAAAAAGATCTATTCAGATGTCATGCAAGATTTACTTCCTCCATCTTCATATGATTTGGATGAAACATCAGCCCCTGAGTTGCCTATAGATCAATATGCTGATGCTGGATTCTCAAAGAAGTCATTTCAAGGTTCCAAAAAAATAACTGTAAAGGATGATACCAACCAAACGACTGAGGATTCAAGGATCAATcatgatgttgataatgatgtAATCCATGCTGAATTCTGTGATTCTGATGCTTTGTTCATATCAGCTTCTTGCAACTCTGTCAAAAGGAATAATTTTATTGCACATGCAAGACAATATGTTGGTAGCACACATATTAAATCAAACCTCGGTGGTgatgaaaatcaacaaaataaaaatatgcctGCATCCAAGACAGTCAGTGAAATCACTTTGTTAAAAACAGATACATGCAGTATATCACAATCATGTGAAGTCTCCCGGGtaaatcaaaatcatgcatCCACTGTTTCTAAAGCAGCTTCTTCTGAAGTAACAACCATTGCCTCTGTAGCTGACTGCTGCAATGAAATAGAAAATGCAAGTACTGAAGAAATCCCCGATGTGCTGGTATTGGCTGAAtcagaagaagagaaagagatgCATATTATTTCATATTCTTCCAGTGATCTATTAGGAGATCCATATG GGGTCACTATGGTCAGAACATTTGAGCCTGACAATTATTCTTACCACTCAATCATTGCATCTCATCCAG AAACATGGGATTTGAATGTACCAAAGATTGGTACTATTATAGTAGAGCAAGGCCATAAAACCATGCATCAAGATGATGAACTGAAGCTTGAGGAAACTTGTGTTATGGTGGCTAGAGATGAACTTCAATCAGTTCCCAATGCAAGGGGTAATCTAATAACTAGCAAG AACAAGAAGAGGCAACCCTTTTCTTTGTCCAAGAAAGCTACAAGGAGGCAAGAGTATGAGGAGCTTGCAATATTGCACCGgaacaatgaaaaagaaaagggtgaTTTTGCAGAGAATTTATGTTCAACTTTGCAGGATGATCATAAGAAACTACTGCTTCCTGATATCTATGAACCTGAGTGGGAGCTTCTCTAA